In Lytechinus pictus isolate F3 Inbred chromosome 13, Lp3.0, whole genome shotgun sequence, the DNA window GATTCAGCAGCGATTATCATCCCATCCTGATCGATTGCAACGCGCACCCCTGCAACAGTACGCGTCGTGTTTCTTggtattgtgacgtcattgaTGTGATTCCACTGCCTGTCGTATACACTGATGTACCCAGGTAGACTGTCTCCTGTACAACCTTTGATGTATCTACCACATACTATCTTGTCATCATTCAGCGCTGCACATGAGATTATGAATGATGTATCACTACCGTTGATCACTCTCTGTGTGGTTTTACTGTTCAAATCTAACATGTACGTATGTGTTCCACAAATTTTCCAATCTGTGATTATTACCTTATCTTCATCTATACATCCAACAATCCAAGGGTACATGATTCTATCTCTGACATTGATTGTATCAACGAGCTTCCACTCCCCATCATACCCATCAATTCGTCCATCATACTTCTCTCTCCCAACTCCCTTGACAAACCTCACACCTGATACAACACGATTTATTTCTTTCACCTCACCCTCATTCAGTTGCTTCTTTAGGTCCTCACTCACTGATGCATGCACACGATGTCCATCTATGACAATATTCGTATCGTCTTCAAGAATTCTGTCCAGTGTCTCTTTTGCTTTCTCTGCTGATTTGGTGACGTCTTGCCATGATTTCTCAAGCTCTCTAATCTTTCTCTCGATCTCTTGAGCGATGTTCTGAATGTCAGCATGAAGATCGCGCTGTTTATTATTTATCGGTTTTCGTCTTTTCACTGCGTTGGAACGATTTTCTTTATGTAGCTTCTCTCTCttctcattgttttcttgaatctTATCCTGGAGCTTTCGAATCTCCTTTTGAAGTTGTTCATTTTCCCCATCAATCTTCTTGTTGATTTCATCAGCATCTTCCTTTTCCCTCGCTCTGTCTCTTTCGATTGCGTTTTCGATTTTGGAATCAACgtcattctgaatattttgcAGATGTTCGTCTTTGGCTTGTTTGGTCTTATGAATCTCATTCTCATAGACGCGACATTGCTCTGATTTATCAATCGCCATATTCTTTAGGATGCTGAGAtcttctctatttttcttcagTGCGATCATGATATCCTCTTGAACGCACTGTTTTTGGCGATGATCTATCGATGCACATGAATAACATATTGCTACGTTACGTGTTCTGCAGTACAAACGTATTAATTCGTCATGTTCCTTAC includes these proteins:
- the LOC129274455 gene encoding uncharacterized protein LOC129274455; translation: MASEFSSVVEGTACEEADCESITDVTFYVKEKKKLCHDCALKKECIGIVRRGVPNLLCKEHDELIRLYCRTRNVAICYSCASIDHRQKQCVQEDIMIALKKNREDLSILKNMAIDKSEQCRVYENEIHKTKQAKDEHLQNIQNDVDSKIENAIERDRAREKEDADEINKKIDGENEQLQKEIRKLQDKIQENNEKREKLHKENRSNAVKRRKPINNKQRDLHADIQNIAQEIERKIRELEKSWQDVTKSAEKAKETLDRILEDDTNIVIDGHRVHASVSEDLKKQLNEGEVKEINRVVSGVRFVKGVGREKYDGRIDGYDGEWKLVDTINVRDRIMYPWIVGCIDEDKVIITDWKICGTHTYMLDLNSKTTQRVINGSDTSFIISCAALNDDKIVCGRYIKGCTGDSLPGYISVYDRQWNHINDVTIPRNTTRTVAGVRVAIDQDGMIIAAESGQSMIYVINPANDEIVSTITCKEKIVMRDVLSPGHIIALPSLLDHRALILEREGDHREIPHSDVILNVCVDRMTDDLYVVTSDDDNTKCVIDQVMSEGNMKKRRVASFPLSTRLGNRFNHLVASRVMMTSSGNIIASDGYNVLIFKKRFIL